Proteins from one Malaya genurostris strain Urasoe2022 chromosome 2, Malgen_1.1, whole genome shotgun sequence genomic window:
- the LOC131432956 gene encoding protein elav-like isoform X3 — MTNKVLAAVQDLQKQNGESQSTNATASGNDTTRTNLIVNYLPQTMSEEEIRSLFSSVGEVESVKLVRDKNVIYPGQPKGQSLGYGFVNFHRSQDAEQAVSVLNGLRLQNKVLKVSFARPSSEGIKGANLYISGLPKTITQEELEVIFRPYGEIITSRVLVQDGNDKPKGVGFIRYDQRKEAERAIAGLNGTTPKGLTDPITVKFSNTPGQTTASTKIVQPALPTFLNPQLTRRLGAIHHPINKGLARFSPMGGEVLDMMLPTAPTNGIGAVAPSGGWSIFIYNLAPETEENTLWQLFGPFGAVQNVKIIKDSATNQCKGYGFVTMTNYEEAMLAIRSLNGYTLGQRVLQVSFKTNKSNFGDH, encoded by the exons ATGACGAACAAAGTGCTAGCGGCCGTGCAAGatttacaaaaacaaaatggcgaatCGCAGAGCACCAATGCGACGGCTTCTGGAAACGACACTACCCGTACCAATTTGATTGTAAATTATTTACCTCAAACGATGTCTGAAGAAGAGATCCGTTCGCTCTTCTCCAGTGTTGGTGAGGTGGAAAGTGTGAAGCTGGTGCGCGACAAAAATGTTATCTACCCGGGTCAACCGAAGGGACAGAGCTTGGGGTACGGTTTCGTAAATTTTCACCGTTCACAGGATGCCGAACAGGCAGTAAGTGTGTTGAACGGTCTGCGCCTACAGAACAAAGTACTGAAAGTGTCATTCGCTCGCCCCAGCTCGGAAGGAATCAAGGGAGCTAACCTTTACATTTCTGGTCTGCCGAAAACCATCACCCAAGAAGAGTTGGAGGTTATTTTTAGACCGTATGGGGAAATTATTACGAGCCGTGTTTTGGTACAAGATGGAAATGATAAACCCAAGGGTGTCGGCTTTATTCGGTACGATCAGCGCAAGGAAGCCGAACGAGCAATTGCTGGATTGAATGGAACAACTCCGAAGGGACTGACCGATCCGATCACTGTGAAGTTTTCGAATACTCCCGGACAAACCACTGCAAGCACTAAGATTGTACAACCGGCTTTGCCTACTTTCCTGAACCCGCAGTTGACTCGCCGGTTAGGAGCTATTCATCATCCAATTAACAAGGGTTTGGCACGTTTCTCACCGATGGGAGGTGAAGTGTTGGATATGATGTTGCCAACTGCACCGACTAATGGTATTGGAGCTGTTGCTCCATCTGGCGGATGGAGCATTTTCATCTACAATCTTGCACCGGAAACAGAGGAAAACACGTTGTGGCAACTGTTCGGACCGTTCGGAGCCGTCCAGAATGTGAAGATCATCAAAGATTCGGCTACTAACCAGTGCAAAGGATACGGATTCGTCACCATGACCAACTATGAGGAGGCAATGCTGGCGATTCGATCACTGAATGGATATACGCTCGGCCAGCGGGTGTTGCAAGTCAGCTTCAAAAccaacaaatcgaa CTTCGGTGATCACTAA
- the LOC131432956 gene encoding protein elav-like isoform X2, with translation MTNKVLAAVQDLQKQNGESQSTNATASGNDTTRTNLIVNYLPQTMSEEEIRSLFSSVGEVESVKLVRDKNVIYPGQPKGQSLGYGFVNFHRSQDAEQAVSVLNGLRLQNKVLKVSFARPSSEGIKGANLYISGLPKTITQEELEVIFRPYGEIITSRVLVQDGNDKPKGVGFIRYDQRKEAERAIAGLNGTTPKGLTDPITVKFSNTPGQTTASTKIVQPALPTFLNPQLTRRLGAIHHPINKGLARFSPMGGEVLDMMLPTAPTNGIGAVAPSGGWSIFIYNLAPETEENTLWQLFGPFGAVQNVKIIKDSATNQCKGYGFVTMTNYEEAMLAIRSLNGYTLGQRVLQVSFKTNKSKFFFRRNSE, from the exons ATGACGAACAAAGTGCTAGCGGCCGTGCAAGatttacaaaaacaaaatggcgaatCGCAGAGCACCAATGCGACGGCTTCTGGAAACGACACTACCCGTACCAATTTGATTGTAAATTATTTACCTCAAACGATGTCTGAAGAAGAGATCCGTTCGCTCTTCTCCAGTGTTGGTGAGGTGGAAAGTGTGAAGCTGGTGCGCGACAAAAATGTTATCTACCCGGGTCAACCGAAGGGACAGAGCTTGGGGTACGGTTTCGTAAATTTTCACCGTTCACAGGATGCCGAACAGGCAGTAAGTGTGTTGAACGGTCTGCGCCTACAGAACAAAGTACTGAAAGTGTCATTCGCTCGCCCCAGCTCGGAAGGAATCAAGGGAGCTAACCTTTACATTTCTGGTCTGCCGAAAACCATCACCCAAGAAGAGTTGGAGGTTATTTTTAGACCGTATGGGGAAATTATTACGAGCCGTGTTTTGGTACAAGATGGAAATGATAAACCCAAGGGTGTCGGCTTTATTCGGTACGATCAGCGCAAGGAAGCCGAACGAGCAATTGCTGGATTGAATGGAACAACTCCGAAGGGACTGACCGATCCGATCACTGTGAAGTTTTCGAATACTCCCGGACAAACCACTGCAAGCACTAAGATTGTACAACCGGCTTTGCCTACTTTCCTGAACCCGCAGTTGACTCGCCGGTTAGGAGCTATTCATCATCCAATTAACAAGGGTTTGGCACGTTTCTCACCGATGGGAGGTGAAGTGTTGGATATGATGTTGCCAACTGCACCGACTAATGGTATTGGAGCTGTTGCTCCATCTGGCGGATGGAGCATTTTCATCTACAATCTTGCACCGGAAACAGAGGAAAACACGTTGTGGCAACTGTTCGGACCGTTCGGAGCCGTCCAGAATGTGAAGATCATCAAAGATTCGGCTACTAACCAGTGCAAAGGATACGGATTCGTCACCATGACCAACTATGAGGAGGCAATGCTGGCGATTCGATCACTGAATGGATATACGCTCGGCCAGCGGGTGTTGCAAGTCAGCTTCAAAAccaacaaatcgaa gtttttttttagaagGAATTCAGAGTGA
- the LOC131432956 gene encoding protein elav-like isoform X1 has protein sequence MTNKVLAAVQDLQKQNGESQSTNATASGNDTTRTNLIVNYLPQTMSEEEIRSLFSSVGEVESVKLVRDKNVIYPGQPKGQSLGYGFVNFHRSQDAEQAVSVLNGLRLQNKVLKVSFARPSSEGIKGANLYISGLPKTITQEELEVIFRPYGEIITSRVLVQDGNDKPKGVGFIRYDQRKEAERAIAGLNGTTPKGLTDPITVKFSNTPGQTTASTKIVQPALPTFLNPQLTRRLGAIHHPINKGLARFSPMGGEVLDMMLPTAPTNGIGAVAPSGGWSIFIYNLAPETEENTLWQLFGPFGAVQNVKIIKDSATNQCKGYGFVTMTNYEEAMLAIRSLNGYTLGQRVLQVSFKTNKSNWNDDDDDNV, from the exons ATGACGAACAAAGTGCTAGCGGCCGTGCAAGatttacaaaaacaaaatggcgaatCGCAGAGCACCAATGCGACGGCTTCTGGAAACGACACTACCCGTACCAATTTGATTGTAAATTATTTACCTCAAACGATGTCTGAAGAAGAGATCCGTTCGCTCTTCTCCAGTGTTGGTGAGGTGGAAAGTGTGAAGCTGGTGCGCGACAAAAATGTTATCTACCCGGGTCAACCGAAGGGACAGAGCTTGGGGTACGGTTTCGTAAATTTTCACCGTTCACAGGATGCCGAACAGGCAGTAAGTGTGTTGAACGGTCTGCGCCTACAGAACAAAGTACTGAAAGTGTCATTCGCTCGCCCCAGCTCGGAAGGAATCAAGGGAGCTAACCTTTACATTTCTGGTCTGCCGAAAACCATCACCCAAGAAGAGTTGGAGGTTATTTTTAGACCGTATGGGGAAATTATTACGAGCCGTGTTTTGGTACAAGATGGAAATGATAAACCCAAGGGTGTCGGCTTTATTCGGTACGATCAGCGCAAGGAAGCCGAACGAGCAATTGCTGGATTGAATGGAACAACTCCGAAGGGACTGACCGATCCGATCACTGTGAAGTTTTCGAATACTCCCGGACAAACCACTGCAAGCACTAAGATTGTACAACCGGCTTTGCCTACTTTCCTGAACCCGCAGTTGACTCGCCGGTTAGGAGCTATTCATCATCCAATTAACAAGGGTTTGGCACGTTTCTCACCGATGGGAGGTGAAGTGTTGGATATGATGTTGCCAACTGCACCGACTAATGGTATTGGAGCTGTTGCTCCATCTGGCGGATGGAGCATTTTCATCTACAATCTTGCACCGGAAACAGAGGAAAACACGTTGTGGCAACTGTTCGGACCGTTCGGAGCCGTCCAGAATGTGAAGATCATCAAAGATTCGGCTACTAACCAGTGCAAAGGATACGGATTCGTCACCATGACCAACTATGAGGAGGCAATGCTGGCGATTCGATCACTGAATGGATATACGCTCGGCCAGCGGGTGTTGCAAGTCAGCTTCAAAAccaacaaatcgaa CtggaatgatgatgatgatgataacgTGTGA